The Deltaproteobacteria bacterium genome has a window encoding:
- a CDS encoding acyltransferase, which translates to MELNLFKNLFAKMIDFLPNPFHPLVLIKGTPKVGKGVYIGAFSEVNAKGTQVKIGNYCDIASFVTINAADSHLLCIGKKNKILRKKIELGKNVFVGSHCAILGGAKIGHHSVIAAGTVVRQETIPPYSLVIGNPAKVYPAYYKKK; encoded by the coding sequence ATGGAACTGAATCTCTTTAAAAATTTATTTGCAAAGATGATTGATTTTCTGCCCAACCCTTTTCATCCCTTGGTATTAATCAAAGGAACACCGAAGGTTGGAAAAGGGGTGTACATTGGGGCATTTTCAGAGGTGAATGCAAAGGGAACTCAAGTGAAAATAGGCAATTATTGCGATATCGCCTCTTTTGTCACAATCAATGCTGCAGATTCACACCTTTTATGTATCGGGAAAAAGAATAAAATTTTGAGAAAAAAAATTGAGTTAGGAAAAAATGTTTTCGTGGGTAGCCACTGTGCAATTTTAGGGGGGGCCAAAATTGGCCATCATAGCGTCATTGCAGCAGGAACGGTGGTCAGACAGGAAACCATTCCTCCCTATTCTCTGGTGATAGGCAATCCTGCAAAAGTTTATCCTGCTTATTACAAGAAAAAATGA